One window of Bacteroidota bacterium genomic DNA carries:
- a CDS encoding 1-acyl-sn-glycerol-3-phosphate acyltransferase gives MSRKNISRWSFRYALLKIYTGFFHNFIFYKKIEVAGKENIPKNQALIFSSNHQNALMDPLAVIFNIKGQPVYLARSDIFGNSIIDSVLTLIKILPIYRIRDGAESLKKNDEVFDDTVRILKNKKYLAILPEGNHAGFRKLRIFKKGISRIVFKAEEATDFKLDIKVVPIGLDYDNYTAFRTKLFINFGKPIDVSQFFDLYKENANKGMNALKAELHDRISELMIDIQNDEYYDTYMHLREIYSNIYKNKFKEVKGNLHSKFVADKSMIKKLDDFNLSDAKGMEELSKKVVTYWKGVSDLKIENCLFEKKKIKLSNLFFRLIGMLLLLPFYLWGTIFNYIPYKIPVLATKKIKDLQFHSSFTYALHLFSFPIFYLIWILIFRSFTEILWVKFAFAALLPITGLFAFEYFNWFIKLKALWTFNYLQIKKDSRIRKLVELRKEIIEIMNKVTK, from the coding sequence ATGAGTAGAAAAAATATTTCAAGATGGTCATTTCGTTATGCTTTGTTGAAAATATATACAGGCTTTTTTCATAATTTTATTTTTTACAAAAAAATTGAAGTTGCAGGGAAAGAAAATATTCCCAAAAATCAGGCTTTGATTTTTTCTTCAAATCATCAAAATGCCTTGATGGACCCTCTTGCGGTAATTTTTAATATTAAAGGACAACCTGTTTATCTTGCTCGTTCAGACATCTTTGGGAATTCGATAATAGATAGTGTGCTGACACTTATAAAAATTTTACCGATTTATCGTATAAGAGATGGTGCTGAATCTTTGAAAAAAAATGACGAAGTTTTTGATGATACTGTAAGGATTTTAAAGAATAAAAAATACTTGGCAATTTTACCTGAAGGTAATCATGCTGGTTTTAGAAAATTGAGAATTTTTAAAAAAGGTATTTCCAGAATTGTTTTTAAAGCAGAGGAGGCGACTGATTTTAAATTAGATATAAAAGTTGTTCCCATTGGTTTGGATTATGATAACTATACGGCTTTTCGAACTAAATTGTTTATCAATTTTGGCAAACCGATTGACGTTTCTCAGTTTTTTGATTTGTATAAAGAAAACGCAAACAAAGGAATGAATGCCTTAAAAGCTGAGTTACACGATAGAATAAGTGAGCTAATGATCGATATTCAGAATGATGAATATTATGATACATACATGCATCTTAGGGAGATTTATTCAAATATTTATAAAAATAAATTTAAAGAGGTAAAGGGAAATTTACATTCTAAATTTGTTGCTGATAAATCAATGATTAAAAAACTTGATGATTTTAATTTAAGCGATGCAAAGGGAATGGAAGAGTTAAGCAAAAAAGTTGTAACCTATTGGAAAGGAGTTTCTGATTTGAAAATAGAAAATTGCTTATTTGAAAAAAAGAAAATTAAATTATCTAATTTGTTTTTCCGATTAATAGGAATGTTGCTTTTATTACCATTTTATCTTTGGGGAACAATCTTCAATTATATACCCTACAAAATTCCTGTTTTGGCAACCAAAAAAATTAAAGATTTGCAATTTCACAGTTCTTTTACCTATGCTCTTCATCTTTTTTCCTTCCCTATATTTTATTTAATATGGATATTGATTTTTCGTAGTTTTACTGAGATTCTTTGGGTAAAATTTGCTTTTGCCGCATTACTTCCGATTACAGGATTATTTGCATTTGAATATTTTAATTGGTTTATTAAATTAAAAGCATTGTGGACTTTTAATTACCTGCAAATAAAAAAGGATAGTAGAATTAGAAAGTTGGTAGAACTTAGAAAGGAAATTATTGAAATAATGAATAAGGTTACAAAATAA
- a CDS encoding bile acid:sodium symporter family protein yields MLEHLKVLDEIRLNFSQSSLMVLNITLALIMFGVALEIKIEHFKKLFKAPKSAFVGIFSQFIALPAITFLVVILMKEYITPTVAMGMILIAACPGGNISNFISSLAKGNVALSVSLTAFATITSIFMTPLNFAFWGGLYTKHLSRVDATSLLQPLEIPLGQVFQTVFILLGIPLILGMLFNWKFPKTTMRIVKTVKTISIVTFAAIVILAFMNNYEYFATNIKYIFILVLLHNVVALSTGYSIASFFLLNNFDKRSITIETGIQNSGLGLVLLFNPKIFPPELAIGGMAFIAAWWGIWHILAGLGIAGVWSKIPMKNK; encoded by the coding sequence ATGCTTGAACATCTAAAAGTCCTTGATGAAATAAGACTCAATTTTAGTCAAAGTAGTTTAATGGTATTAAATATAACCCTTGCATTAATTATGTTTGGTGTTGCCTTAGAAATTAAAATTGAGCATTTTAAAAAATTATTTAAAGCTCCGAAATCTGCTTTTGTTGGAATATTTTCTCAATTTATTGCTCTTCCTGCAATCACATTTTTAGTTGTTATTTTAATGAAAGAGTATATTACTCCTACTGTGGCAATGGGAATGATACTTATTGCAGCTTGTCCGGGAGGAAATATTTCTAATTTTATTTCTTCACTCGCCAAAGGTAATGTGGCATTGTCAGTTAGTCTTACTGCTTTTGCAACAATAACTTCAATATTTATGACACCCTTAAATTTTGCCTTTTGGGGTGGCTTATACACTAAACATCTTTCAAGAGTTGATGCAACTTCTTTGTTACAACCTTTAGAAATTCCTTTAGGTCAAGTATTTCAAACAGTTTTTATTCTCCTTGGAATTCCATTAATTCTTGGAATGCTTTTTAATTGGAAATTTCCTAAAACAACTATGAGGATTGTTAAAACAGTAAAAACCATATCAATAGTAACTTTTGCAGCAATTGTTATTTTAGCCTTTATGAATAATTATGAATATTTTGCTACGAATATAAAATATATTTTTATTTTGGTTTTGTTACATAATGTAGTAGCTTTATCAACAGGCTATTCTATAGCTTCATTCTTTTTATTGAATAATTTTGATAAAAGATCAATTACAATTGAAACAGGAATTCAAAATTCGGGTTTAGGACTTGTGCTTTTGTTTAATCCAAAAATATTTCCTCCTGAATTAGCAATTGGCGGAATGGCATTTATTGCGGCATGGTGGGGGATTTGGCATATTCTTGCAGGATTAGGTATTGCAGGTGTCTGGTCTAAAATTCCAATGAAAAATAAATAA